In Priestia megaterium NBRC 15308 = ATCC 14581, the following proteins share a genomic window:
- a CDS encoding ABC transporter substrate-binding protein encodes MKKLTYLFVLLLVFSVVAAGCGNKEAATGGNGKTTLTLFSTMSNKGERKALQNAIAEFEKQNPDIKIDANFPGNGYEDMLRVKMGANDMPDLFDTHGWSQLRYSEYVADLKDMDWVQHLDPALNQILKDKSGKVYAYPLNQAKDGISYNATLLEKYGIKPPNTMDEFITALETVKKKSKGEVAPLWIPGGENGNIAQVFDQLATPQLITAKNKNYAKQLEKGTFNWSNYTPLAETMAEMKKKGLLNEDVLTAKVSQATELMAQNKIAFTFVGGSLGPDATELNPEVKVGTVPVPAIHKGGTQSWIGGERFTLAAWKDSKHLKEAKKFIEFVSQPEVAKKIAEGTSSASALTNNKTQNYYSKYYDKYSDIKVEPYFDRKYLPSGMWAVMSSTGQELLAGSLTPKQLSKEMEKEYKRLSKQ; translated from the coding sequence ATGAAAAAGCTTACGTATCTTTTCGTTCTATTACTAGTCTTTTCTGTTGTGGCAGCGGGCTGCGGAAATAAAGAAGCGGCAACAGGCGGAAATGGGAAAACAACGTTAACGCTTTTTTCTACGATGAGTAATAAAGGCGAGAGAAAAGCGCTTCAAAACGCGATTGCAGAATTTGAAAAACAAAATCCAGATATTAAAATTGATGCAAATTTTCCGGGTAACGGCTATGAAGATATGCTTCGTGTGAAAATGGGTGCAAATGATATGCCTGATTTATTTGATACGCACGGCTGGTCTCAGCTTCGCTACAGTGAGTATGTAGCAGATTTAAAAGATATGGATTGGGTTCAGCATTTGGATCCGGCGCTAAATCAAATTTTAAAAGATAAAAGCGGCAAAGTGTATGCGTATCCTTTAAATCAAGCAAAAGACGGAATTAGCTATAATGCGACGCTGTTAGAAAAATACGGAATAAAGCCTCCTAACACAATGGATGAATTTATAACAGCGTTAGAAACAGTAAAAAAGAAGAGCAAAGGAGAAGTAGCGCCTCTATGGATTCCAGGAGGGGAAAACGGCAATATTGCTCAAGTGTTTGATCAGCTGGCTACACCTCAGCTTATTACAGCAAAAAATAAGAACTACGCTAAGCAGTTGGAAAAAGGAACATTTAATTGGTCAAACTACACGCCGCTAGCGGAAACAATGGCAGAAATGAAGAAGAAAGGGCTGCTGAATGAAGATGTATTAACCGCAAAAGTATCTCAAGCAACGGAATTAATGGCTCAAAATAAAATTGCTTTCACATTTGTGGGCGGATCTCTTGGACCGGATGCAACAGAATTAAATCCTGAAGTAAAAGTAGGAACGGTACCGGTGCCTGCTATTCATAAAGGCGGTACGCAAAGCTGGATCGGCGGAGAGCGCTTTACCCTTGCTGCGTGGAAAGATTCTAAGCACCTTAAAGAAGCCAAGAAATTTATTGAATTTGTGTCACAGCCGGAAGTTGCCAAAAAGATTGCCGAAGGAACGTCTTCAGCATCGGCTCTGACAAACAATAAAACACAAAACTACTACTCTAAATACTACGATAAGTATAGCGATATTAAAGTTGAGCCATACTTCGACCGGAAGTATTTACCGAGCGGCATGTGGGCAGTGATGTCTTCTACAGGTCAAGAATTGCTAGCGGGAAGTTTAACGCCAAAGCAATTATCAAAAGAGATGGAAAAAGAGTACAAGCGTCTCAGTAAACAATAA
- a CDS encoding LacI family DNA-binding transcriptional regulator: MATLKDIAAYANVSSSTVSRVLNNDHTLSVSEVTRERILHAAKELQYTPVKIRKGTANGKDIEAPKIGIIFAQSLEEELVDPFFSSIRHGIESQCAEKEIFTVKSFRLKGMKQEELLQDLDGVIVVGRVSPETVQEVSNHLDTIVFINHKADEDLYDSVMIDFEKATKHALNHLFDLGYKRIGYIGGTEREHYINGSSIIEDQRQTVFERVMHEKGLFDSEKVYVGEYSMNEGYELMGQAIKQGNLPEAFFIASDAMAIGAMRALQQSNIKIPEDVAIVSFDDVDIAAFASTPLTTVKVYTEEMGRQAVKMLVDRLSGRSVPLKVMVPTKLIYRESCGALLKKQ, encoded by the coding sequence ATGGCAACTTTAAAAGATATAGCGGCGTACGCTAATGTTTCCAGTTCAACCGTATCCAGAGTACTAAATAATGATCATACGCTTTCTGTATCTGAGGTTACTCGTGAGCGCATTCTTCATGCAGCCAAGGAACTGCAATATACGCCCGTGAAGATACGAAAAGGAACGGCAAACGGAAAAGACATAGAAGCTCCAAAGATAGGTATTATTTTTGCTCAATCCCTTGAAGAAGAGTTAGTAGACCCTTTTTTTTCTTCTATTCGCCATGGAATAGAAAGTCAATGCGCAGAAAAAGAAATTTTTACAGTAAAGTCATTTAGACTAAAAGGCATGAAGCAAGAAGAGCTGCTGCAGGATCTTGATGGAGTAATTGTAGTGGGAAGAGTTAGTCCAGAAACGGTTCAAGAAGTGAGCAATCATTTAGATACTATTGTTTTTATCAATCACAAAGCGGATGAGGATTTGTACGATTCGGTCATGATTGATTTTGAGAAAGCTACTAAACATGCATTAAATCATTTATTTGACCTCGGTTATAAAAGAATTGGCTATATCGGAGGGACAGAAAGAGAACATTATATCAACGGAAGTTCTATTATTGAAGATCAGCGTCAAACGGTTTTTGAACGCGTTATGCATGAAAAAGGCCTGTTCGATTCTGAGAAAGTTTATGTCGGTGAATATTCAATGAATGAAGGATATGAGCTGATGGGACAAGCGATTAAGCAAGGAAATCTTCCTGAGGCATTTTTTATCGCAAGTGATGCAATGGCAATAGGAGCAATGCGTGCCCTGCAGCAATCAAATATAAAGATTCCTGAAGACGTAGCGATTGTAAGCTTTGATGACGTGGATATCGCAGCATTTGCGAGCACGCCGCTCACAACGGTTAAAGTATATACGGAAGAAATGGGAAGGCAGGCTGTTAAAATGCTAGTAGATCGGTTAAGCGGCAGGTCCGTTCCTTTAAAAGTCATGGTGCCGACTAAATTAATTTATCGTGAAAGCTGCGGAGCCTTACTCAAAAAACAGTAG
- a CDS encoding DUF3951 domain-containing protein, whose amino-acid sequence MIFSLLVLVAILTVSIPLMIIIIKTVWHRKLPRNYYTPFDYLAAQTEEEFHEEQNERELEEKEGDVANRKS is encoded by the coding sequence ATGATTTTTTCGCTACTAGTTTTAGTCGCTATTTTAACGGTGAGTATTCCGCTGATGATTATTATTATTAAAACAGTTTGGCACCGAAAGCTTCCTCGTAATTACTATACGCCGTTTGACTATCTTGCTGCACAAACAGAAGAAGAGTTTCATGAAGAGCAAAATGAACGAGAACTAGAAGAAAAAGAAGGAGATGTTGCAAACAGAAAGAGCTAA
- a CDS encoding GNAT family N-acetyltransferase — MMKSQVRLLRDKELEEAAIIYTSVFSGSPWNEPWSINTAYARLYDISKTPGYIGIGYFHSKNNKLIGFIVGNEEQWANYKTFYVNEICVLSNTQQTGIGTSLLSFLNELLIQKEVKEVYVSTERGQGKPERFFEKNGFVTHESRILMTVNVDEI; from the coding sequence ATGATGAAAAGTCAAGTTCGTTTACTAAGGGATAAAGAATTAGAAGAAGCAGCAATCATCTATACAAGTGTTTTTAGTGGGTCACCGTGGAATGAGCCTTGGAGTATAAACACTGCTTATGCTCGTTTATACGATATCAGTAAAACTCCAGGTTACATAGGGATAGGTTACTTCCACAGTAAAAATAATAAACTCATAGGATTTATAGTAGGAAATGAAGAACAGTGGGCGAACTATAAGACGTTTTATGTAAATGAAATTTGTGTGTTAAGCAACACTCAGCAAACTGGCATAGGAACGAGTCTTTTATCTTTCCTTAACGAGTTACTTATACAAAAAGAAGTGAAAGAAGTCTACGTGTCTACTGAAAGAGGCCAAGGCAAACCAGAACGTTTTTTTGAAAAGAACGGTTTTGTTACTCATGAATCCCGTATACTGATGACAGTGAATGTAGATGAAATATAA
- a CDS encoding alpha/beta fold hydrolase, producing MTAVEKKKYPPIGQLVGVNGRDIHVYTKGKGENTIVLLSGLGTTAPALDFEPLVNELSKDNKVVVVEPFGYGWSDITNKKRTVENSVSEMREALQKSDIKGPYILMPHSVSGVYSMYYANKYPDEVKAIIGIDPTLPKALDYFKEEAPNIPSLMSVLAPSGLARLALLTSPNQYLPLAEEGTYTTKNLKMTKAISSWKGYNKNVIDEAKELNNNINKTVDMSFPSKMPVMIFTRKVDKEPKEGKSNITFYQNQLSHVSSQKLVVLQGHHYLHWTKYREMSEYVNDFIDTSINSSKKK from the coding sequence ATGACGGCAGTGGAAAAGAAAAAGTATCCGCCTATTGGTCAATTAGTAGGGGTTAATGGCAGAGATATTCATGTATATACAAAAGGTAAAGGGGAAAATACGATTGTACTACTAAGCGGCTTGGGAACGACTGCGCCTGCACTGGATTTTGAACCGTTAGTAAATGAACTGTCAAAGGATAATAAAGTCGTGGTGGTAGAACCATTTGGATACGGATGGAGTGACATTACGAATAAAAAACGAACGGTAGAAAATAGTGTAAGTGAAATGAGAGAAGCTTTGCAAAAATCGGATATAAAAGGCCCGTATATATTAATGCCGCACTCAGTTTCTGGTGTTTACAGCATGTATTACGCTAATAAATATCCAGATGAAGTAAAAGCAATTATTGGAATAGACCCTACGCTGCCAAAAGCGCTGGATTATTTTAAAGAAGAAGCGCCGAATATACCAAGTTTGATGAGTGTTTTAGCGCCAAGTGGACTTGCTCGCTTAGCCCTGCTTACTAGTCCTAATCAGTATCTACCGCTAGCCGAAGAAGGAACGTATACAACAAAAAATTTAAAAATGACAAAAGCAATCTCCAGCTGGAAAGGCTACAACAAAAACGTCATCGATGAAGCAAAAGAACTGAACAACAATATAAATAAAACCGTCGATATGTCATTTCCTTCAAAGATGCCCGTAATGATTTTTACTAGAAAAGTAGACAAAGAACCAAAAGAGGGAAAATCAAATATTACGTTTTACCAAAATCAATTAAGTCACGTATCGTCGCAAAAGCTAGTTGTTTTACAAGGACATCACTATTTACATTGGACGAAGTACAGAGAAATGAGCGAATATGTGAATGATTTTATAGATACATCTATTAATTCAAGTAAAAAGAAATAA
- a CDS encoding glycerate kinase, with amino-acid sequence MKIVIAPDSFKESLTALHVCEALEKGIKTHFPNAEISKVPMADGGEGTVQSLVDATGGQIIQAKVTGPLGKEVEAFYGILGDGKTAVIEMAAASGLHQVPMDERNPLITTTRGTGELILKALDQKVKHIIIGIGGSATNDGGAGMVKALGAKLLNTNGAEIKEGGGSLNQLAAIDLTNFDSRLAEVKVEVACDVDNPLTGATGASAVFGPQKGATPDMVKQLDRNLAHYAAVIEKEMDIHIQNVPGAGAAGGLGGGLLAFLSAELKPGVDIVIEATQLESYIKNADLVITGEGRIDGQTIYGKTPIGVAKTAKKHSVPVIAIAGSIGAGSEAVYEHGISALFSVVPGAVTLPEALEKAGENIERTAKNVASVIRLGIK; translated from the coding sequence ATGAAAATTGTAATTGCGCCAGATTCATTTAAAGAAAGCTTAACGGCTCTGCACGTCTGTGAAGCCCTGGAAAAAGGAATAAAAACTCATTTTCCCAACGCGGAGATTAGCAAAGTACCTATGGCAGACGGTGGAGAAGGGACCGTTCAGTCGCTTGTGGACGCGACGGGCGGACAAATTATACAAGCTAAGGTAACCGGACCTTTAGGTAAAGAGGTGGAAGCTTTTTACGGAATTCTTGGAGACGGCAAAACGGCTGTTATTGAAATGGCAGCCGCTTCAGGTCTTCATCAAGTTCCTATGGATGAACGCAATCCGCTTATAACTACAACGCGAGGAACCGGGGAGCTCATTCTTAAAGCATTAGATCAAAAAGTAAAGCATATCATTATTGGCATCGGAGGAAGTGCTACAAATGATGGAGGAGCCGGTATGGTAAAAGCTTTAGGGGCAAAGCTTCTTAATACTAACGGAGCAGAAATAAAAGAAGGAGGCGGCAGTTTAAACCAGTTAGCTGCTATTGATCTTACAAACTTCGATTCTCGGCTTGCTGAAGTCAAAGTAGAAGTTGCGTGCGACGTAGACAATCCGTTAACGGGTGCAACCGGAGCATCTGCGGTATTTGGCCCTCAAAAAGGTGCAACTCCTGATATGGTTAAACAGCTTGACCGTAATCTAGCTCATTACGCAGCGGTTATTGAAAAAGAAATGGATATTCATATTCAGAACGTTCCTGGTGCGGGAGCGGCAGGAGGGCTTGGCGGCGGCCTGCTGGCATTTTTATCTGCGGAGTTAAAGCCAGGTGTAGACATTGTCATTGAAGCAACTCAGTTAGAAAGCTATATTAAAAATGCCGATCTTGTCATTACTGGTGAAGGAAGAATAGATGGTCAAACCATTTACGGAAAAACACCCATCGGCGTAGCCAAAACAGCAAAAAAGCATAGCGTTCCCGTGATCGCAATAGCAGGAAGCATTGGAGCGGGAAGCGAAGCTGTGTATGAACACGGTATTTCTGCTTTATTCAGCGTCGTGCCTGGGGCAGTGACTCTTCCGGAAGCGCTAGAAAAAGCTGGTGAAAATATTGAAAGAACGGCTAAAAACGTAGCGTCAGTTATACGCTTAGGAATCAAGTGA
- a CDS encoding GntP family permease, with the protein MDVQVSALGAICALVIAIILILKKVAPAYGMIAGALIGGLIGGVNIADTVTLMIEGAQGIIPAVLRILAAGILAGVLIESGAAAVIAETIVKKLGETKALLALALATLILTTVGVFVDVAVITVAPIALAIAKRTGMSKPAILLAMIGGGKAGNLMSPNPNAIAASDAFNIPLTSVMAAGIIPAVFGVAVTYLIAKRLVKKGTMVEAEEIDTVDASSLPLFLTAIIAPIVTIVLLALRPLFGLNIDPMVALPAGGIVGAIVMKKGKQLNTYAISGLGKMSGVAIMLLGTGTLAGIIANSQLKDVIIQGLSAIGLPAYVLAPVSGIFMSAATASTTAGTAVASQVFGSTILELGVSALAGAAMVHAGATVLDHLPHGSFFHATGGSVNMKIKERLKLIPYESLIGLIMAIVSTLIFGVLKLYG; encoded by the coding sequence ATGGACGTTCAAGTAAGCGCATTAGGCGCGATTTGTGCATTAGTAATTGCCATTATATTAATCTTAAAGAAAGTGGCTCCTGCATACGGAATGATAGCCGGAGCTTTAATTGGAGGACTGATTGGCGGAGTTAATATTGCTGATACCGTTACTTTAATGATTGAAGGGGCACAAGGCATCATTCCCGCAGTGCTGCGAATTCTTGCAGCTGGTATATTGGCCGGGGTATTAATAGAATCAGGTGCAGCAGCGGTTATAGCAGAAACCATTGTAAAAAAACTAGGGGAAACAAAAGCGCTTTTAGCTCTAGCGCTAGCCACACTCATTCTTACGACAGTAGGTGTGTTTGTTGATGTGGCTGTGATCACAGTGGCGCCTATTGCTTTAGCCATTGCTAAACGTACGGGTATGTCAAAGCCTGCTATTTTACTAGCAATGATTGGAGGAGGAAAGGCAGGAAATTTAATGTCTCCTAATCCTAACGCTATTGCTGCTTCGGACGCATTCAATATTCCACTTACATCCGTGATGGCTGCAGGAATTATTCCCGCTGTATTTGGCGTAGCGGTCACTTATCTAATAGCCAAACGATTGGTGAAAAAAGGAACAATGGTTGAAGCTGAAGAAATAGATACAGTGGATGCAAGCAGCTTGCCGCTGTTTTTAACGGCTATCATAGCACCAATTGTTACCATCGTGCTGCTGGCACTGCGACCGCTTTTTGGCCTTAATATTGATCCAATGGTTGCGCTTCCCGCAGGAGGAATTGTTGGTGCCATTGTGATGAAAAAAGGAAAACAGCTTAATACATATGCTATTTCTGGATTAGGGAAAATGTCAGGTGTAGCCATTATGCTGCTTGGAACGGGGACACTAGCAGGAATTATTGCTAACTCCCAGCTAAAAGACGTTATTATTCAAGGCTTGTCTGCCATTGGATTGCCAGCTTATGTTTTAGCTCCGGTTTCAGGTATTTTTATGTCAGCGGCAACCGCTTCGACAACTGCAGGAACCGCAGTCGCAAGCCAAGTTTTTGGATCGACAATTTTAGAGCTAGGCGTTTCTGCTTTGGCCGGAGCTGCTATGGTTCATGCCGGAGCGACCGTACTTGATCACCTTCCGCACGGAAGCTTTTTTCACGCAACGGGTGGAAGTGTAAATATGAAAATAAAAGAACGCTTAAAATTAATACCGTACGAATCGCTTATTGGACTCATCATGGCAATTGTATCCACGCTTATATTTGGTGTATTAAAGCTATACGGCTAA
- a CDS encoding sugar diacid recognition domain-containing protein, with protein MRYVTKELAQKIVCRTMEIIDCNINVMNEKGVIIGSGDKNRMNQIHEGALMVLKSGSSYEITQQQADSLRGAKPGVNLPIFFNGEIVGVVGLTGLPEQIRNYGELVRMAAEMIFQEMILIEEIQWDERLKEELVHQLLQQEDPFDSLFFDRANRFDINLYLPRVAVIVTADNRHEVMKLVKKYIANNDLYAMLPDGVVILKSTETGSASSYAEQLEKQLRASGMVCKLAAGSFQADFKGLHVSYQQAKDTLAVGSKLHPEADFYCYADYQIPVLLRQRVGFQENHDLLDHYKKLKEYDKKKELIETLTVYIEENGEGSTAAKKLFIHRNTLSYRLDKIQSITGKDPRKVKDLLELYVALLLSKIS; from the coding sequence TTGAGATACGTAACAAAAGAATTAGCTCAGAAAATTGTGTGTAGAACGATGGAGATTATTGATTGCAACATTAACGTAATGAACGAAAAAGGAGTCATTATTGGTTCGGGTGACAAAAATCGAATGAATCAAATCCACGAAGGAGCGCTAATGGTATTAAAAAGCGGCAGTTCCTACGAAATCACTCAGCAGCAGGCTGACTCGCTGCGAGGGGCCAAACCGGGCGTGAATTTGCCTATTTTCTTTAACGGAGAAATTGTTGGAGTCGTGGGGTTAACAGGACTGCCAGAACAAATTCGTAATTACGGAGAGCTTGTGCGCATGGCGGCTGAAATGATTTTTCAAGAAATGATTTTAATAGAGGAAATTCAATGGGATGAACGATTAAAAGAAGAGCTGGTTCATCAGCTTCTTCAACAAGAAGATCCGTTTGACTCTTTATTTTTTGACCGGGCGAATCGCTTTGATATTAATTTATACCTTCCACGAGTGGCAGTGATTGTTACAGCTGACAATCGCCATGAAGTTATGAAGCTTGTAAAGAAATACATAGCTAATAATGACTTATACGCTATGCTTCCAGACGGAGTGGTCATATTAAAATCTACAGAAACAGGCAGCGCTAGCAGCTATGCGGAACAGCTGGAAAAACAGCTTCGGGCGTCTGGGATGGTGTGTAAGTTAGCGGCAGGATCTTTTCAAGCTGATTTTAAAGGCCTTCATGTATCTTATCAGCAGGCAAAAGATACGCTTGCGGTCGGTTCAAAGCTTCATCCAGAAGCTGATTTCTACTGCTATGCGGATTATCAAATTCCCGTACTGTTACGTCAACGCGTCGGTTTTCAAGAAAATCATGATCTGTTGGATCACTATAAAAAGCTAAAGGAATATGATAAGAAAAAAGAACTTATCGAAACGTTAACGGTCTACATAGAAGAAAATGGCGAAGGAAGCACGGCAGCTAAAAAGCTTTTTATACATCGAAATACGCTAAGCTACCGTCTAGATAAAATCCAAAGCATCACGGGAAAAGATCCAAGGAAAGTAAAAGACCTCCTCGAACTGTATGTAGCGCTACTGTTATCTAAAATTTCATAA